A region from the Campylobacter subantarcticus LMG 24377 genome encodes:
- a CDS encoding cytochrome P450: MGQCPFHPKPYKNKASTLTTFLLKRRSWLDGLYERSYKMMMGRVKMPGFDLYVVNDPKEVRRIMVDEVREYPKSQLLHELLEPLLGISIFTTNDRVWEKQRELLRPSFEMTRISKVFNLMNEAASDMMARFAKHENGAVVEVDEAMTFVTADVIFRTIMSSKLDEQKGKLVLDAFVTVQEETVKTAMRRMFRFPTWLSNLLGERKRLKAGATIRQVLSDIIKPRYDNALNDQGKYEDILSSLLIVVDADTNERFSFNEILDQVAMLFLAGHETTASSLTWTLYILSISPKEQQKAYEEIMQVAGNEEFKIEHIRAMKYVANVFKESLRLYPPVGFFAREAKNESKMRDKLIKKGSGVVVAPWLIHRHDSFWENPHEFDPSRHEGKSKIKKDTYMPFGMGERVCIGQGFAMQEAVLILANILRTYRLELEENFVPDVVGRLTIRSANGMNIRFIKREK; the protein is encoded by the coding sequence ATGGGTCAGTGTCCTTTTCATCCAAAACCTTATAAAAATAAAGCTTCTACGCTTACCACTTTTTTACTCAAAAGAAGATCATGGCTTGATGGTCTTTATGAAAGAAGTTATAAAATGATGATGGGCAGAGTGAAAATGCCCGGATTTGATCTTTATGTGGTAAATGATCCAAAAGAAGTTAGACGCATTATGGTAGATGAGGTTAGAGAATACCCAAAAAGCCAACTTTTACATGAGCTTTTAGAGCCACTTTTGGGTATAAGTATATTTACTACAAATGATAGAGTATGGGAAAAACAAAGAGAACTTTTAAGACCATCTTTTGAAATGACAAGGATTTCTAAGGTTTTTAATTTAATGAATGAAGCAGCATCTGATATGATGGCAAGATTTGCAAAGCATGAAAATGGAGCAGTTGTGGAAGTAGATGAGGCTATGACTTTTGTAACTGCAGATGTAATTTTTAGAACCATTATGTCTTCAAAACTCGATGAGCAAAAAGGCAAGCTCGTTTTAGATGCTTTTGTAACTGTACAAGAAGAAACAGTTAAAACGGCTATGCGAAGAATGTTTCGTTTTCCAACTTGGCTTTCAAATCTTTTAGGAGAAAGAAAAAGACTTAAGGCAGGAGCAACCATACGTCAAGTTTTATCAGATATTATAAAGCCAAGGTATGATAATGCTTTAAATGATCAAGGAAAATATGAAGATATTTTATCATCATTGCTTATAGTAGTCGATGCAGATACTAATGAAAGATTTTCATTTAATGAAATTTTAGATCAAGTTGCTATGCTTTTTTTAGCAGGCCATGAAACAACTGCAAGTTCATTAACTTGGACATTGTATATTTTAAGTATTTCTCCAAAAGAGCAGCAAAAAGCTTATGAAGAAATTATGCAAGTTGCAGGCAATGAGGAGTTTAAAATAGAACACATTAGAGCGATGAAATATGTTGCAAATGTGTTTAAAGAAAGTCTAAGGCTTTATCCGCCAGTTGGTTTTTTTGCTAGAGAAGCAAAAAATGAAAGCAAAATGAGAGATAAGCTCATTAAAAAAGGTTCAGGCGTAGTGGTAGCTCCATGGCTTATCCATAGACATGATAGCTTTTGGGAAAACCCACATGAGTTTGATCCAAGTCGTCATGAAGGTAAAAGCAAGATTAAAAAAGACACTTATATGCCTTTTGGTATGGGTGAGCGTGTATGTATAGGCCAGGGTTTTGCTATGCAAGAGGCTGTTTTGATTTTAGCAAATATTTTAAGGACTTATAGGTTAGAATTAGAGGAAAATTTTGTACCTGATGTTGTAGGAAGGTTGACCATAAGATCAGCTAATGGTATGAATATTAGATTTATAAAAAGGGAAAAATGA
- a CDS encoding membrane protein, with protein MKEKLVGTILLCAIVPLAVISYLFIVVVGTFGNPARVRQGVRALDHFVNATLFNGYAWESLSSHAWRERDKRWAKIVIKITDFFDKNHCQKANKREQPIVDLVLARKLTEQTVGKQL; from the coding sequence ATGAAGGAAAAATTAGTAGGAACGATACTACTTTGTGCCATTGTTCCTTTGGCGGTGATTAGTTATCTTTTTATTGTTGTGGTGGGTACTTTTGGTAATCCTGCAAGAGTTAGACAAGGTGTAAGAGCGCTTGATCATTTTGTTAATGCAACTTTGTTTAATGGCTACGCATGGGAGTCTTTGTCTTCACATGCGTGGAGAGAACGCGATAAAAGATGGGCTAAAATAGTCATAAAAATTACAGATTTTTTTGATAAAAATCATTGTCAAAAAGCTAACAAAAGAGAACAACCTATAGTGGATTTAGTTTTAGCAAGAAAGCTTACCGAGCAAACTGTCGGTAAGCAACTTTAA